The following are encoded in a window of Kogia breviceps isolate mKogBre1 chromosome 12, mKogBre1 haplotype 1, whole genome shotgun sequence genomic DNA:
- the PKDREJ gene encoding polycystin family receptor for egg jelly, which translates to MRPGPALLLLGLGLGLSLSGGPGRRPPTPAPRGARATVPRVPGSPSGDLLGREPSSARRAPPEARVRVPARPRAAVLRSVRDARGLGVRGGGGGGVGGGRARLSLRPRAAPGGGVILSGGRDLCLRAGRLAGPAPSCLRAHVLLRARRAANAAAAAAAPARVDLQLSAAGGRLSLRWLARLPRSLGRLEWTFHLGLLGPTAAAAAARMSPRSAVAPRSALPRGPRSYAGLAARTKCPTDGPTPVVLEAVNPNSSQAVESSVSCQISRSGVCVLDLVRINRNDDSPLQLTRKMEVTINATVKARCPIQRFLGQYWKLFPVASVSDKPDWTKPLQNPPFKSGNTPSSVHISAHSLSWGVYLLNFSVYIVTYDPKIPLKKGSDSMYISVVRSPLQAVIPGDTNITVNFTDGLTLNGNMSSDPDAENPLEGLHFFWYCTTDPRNYDGHEITVGSKEVCLPEQVDLRWTWASGPILTLLPETLHGGRVHFFRLVIQKNDRTAFSDRTVHVLQGPAPAASISCIENCDTVLIISERFSLSLECPGCKAGRDVYRWSILSSSGDKMPFDWTGQTTTGRNGAYLSVKAFAFRRFVEDKFWISLNLATWGGSSLVLRHPFVIHHVPETTECKIDPAKGIAFVTKFVVHCSSFKDKNIVLTYKIIVPDVRGFGEISSLKENNFGSILYLGKNCTAPPSFLPVGVLANHYALKIYAQAYNTSLGAFSQVTLYATVQAPTDINSSRTVMQELFNSTMGPDSSLSTLLQQQDFLPAGYLMYIVASVLNSMKTDSHLQADQIRLREHLCNQSFILPVNTLAEISQVVMTVTKLTQKTSEFSSVVQKLATVRIWQTSQALQECHQRDTHISSEQIESVSTGILTSLSNILKLMVRHEVVEEPFHVIESLAETVLAVKVPEDKTTAMRTSNFNMYVKKTEKWNVTNFFSTEKHCRNCFYPTLNVSSVPSLPANAPISTMFCEFADDPFPWLNYGENILTEVVGFRMTGTKATGDVIEITPDVVEVYLIRKNLSFGTFNLTVGPSKESHQADESLRKTTGAFSFEVDSRAGKEVLIHIVTEVAVSFTVLVYAGHQITPTALIATYLVPHRIPPTAKESDLFDPDCTVREARVVCLPPSLLRVIAQRTSSSECTVTVVLQAPPFVLKPSDKVVRISVFSTQCLDMYGIQSDWTEDTCVVGEKTTWRKVHCICENPGRAKRQLDATKLAKRHLRTHYLTAKVIVVPNPVDLRLEVIRNVTQNPVTLFTVLFIMLLYVVLAFWALHRDEMDRCLRDHVVVLPDNDPYDKVCYLVTVFTGSRCGSGTRANVFVQLQGTEGSSEVHCLSHPQFTTLYRGSISTFLLTTKDDLGDIHSIRVWHNNEGRSPSWYLSRIKVENLFSRHIWLFMCREWLSIDTSLDRTFQVTPPDKSLNRKDFFLTDLSYRLGRSHMWFSVFSGVIAAPFSRLQRLSCCLAMLLSSLLCNIMFFSLNKEKEAESQEAKYLRSMVIGLESALMTIPVQLMITSLFIYAQRRPQVTLREVAPRKHPQTAAASEHWEERLAKWHARETDGTHSQEPEELPPTRRSPGLPKASVKATSERRPQPKPTESKVSRTQRKNKNANNPNVEDNQSVSSGEHPPQPGATPLKEKTRIVLPWCCVYVAWLLVFVTCSISSFFIVLYGLTYGYEKSIEWLFASFCCFLQSVFLVQPSKIILVSGYRTSKPKYCKNLPWVGSCRYSEIKLQSIAKNPEEMRRRQQHVARLRSSRMYQPLTEDEITIFQRKERIKRRAFVFLSYILAHFMFLALLLSLVTLLRHTDGFYYNRVIRDRFSVGLASVAKLEDIFRWLDTVLLPLLHNDLRPTFLPDSSSKILGLPLMRQVRAQPGEKTCLPAKSFMRDSLEREIRCHPEYGTDPEDTKNYSGLWSRVSKRAVDKTTEGFTYKPRERRWVYYSYGLWHTYGSGGYTFYFFPEEQQFNSTLRLSELQGSHWLDEKTWAVILELTTFNPDITLFCSISVIFEVSQLGVVNASLSAHSFSLADFDRKTSAEIYLYVAVLIFYFAYVVGELYLITRERKHFLAVGIIRFYLSNSEDFIPFHAVSQADHSMRLILGFLLFLTILKTLRYSRFFYDVRLAQRAIRTALPGICHVALVVSVYLFVFVTFGYLVFGQHERNYSDVIHATQTIFSYCVSAFQNTEFSSNRVLGVLFLSSFMLVMICILINLFQAVILSAYEEMKQPVYEEPSEEAEAVTYLCHRLRTAFGFLSFRSRADQPKFFVNMVYGQPEKNNRRHVGLKTRNINGKKMVYLVV; encoded by the exons ATGCGGCCGGGGCCCGCGCTCCtcctcctgggcctgggcctgggcctgagcCTGAGCGGCGGCCCTGGCCGCCGCCCTCCGACCCCGGCTCCTCGGGGGGCCCGCGCCACCGTCCCCAGGGTGCCTGGCTCGCCATCCGGCGACCTCCTCGGCCGGGAGCCCTCCTCggcccgccgcgccccgcccgaGGCCCGGGTCCGCGTCCCGGCGCGGCCCCGGGCGGCCGTGCTGCGCTCGGTCAGGGACGCCCGGGGCCTCGGggtgcgcggcggcggcggcggcggcgttggCGGCGGCCGCGCCCGCCTCAGCCTACGGCCCCGCGCGGCCCCGGGCGGCGGCGTCATCCTGAGCGGCGGCCGCGACCTCTGTCTGCGGGCCGGGCGGCTCGCAGGCCCGGCGCCGAGCTGCCTCCGCGCGCACGTCCTGCTGCGCGCCCGCCGCGCTGccaacgccgccgccgccgccgcggcgcccGCCCGCGTGGACCTGCAGCTGTCGGCGGCCGGCGGCCGGCTCTCCCTGCGCTGGCTCGCCCGCTTGCCGCGCTCGCTCGGCCGTCTGGAGTGGACCTTCCACCTCGGGCTGCTCGGGCCCAcggccgccgctgccgccgcccgcATGTCGCCCCGCTCGGCGGTGGCGCCCCGCTCGGCTCTGCCCCGCGGCCCGCGCTCCTACGCGGGCTTAGCGGCCAGAACCAAGTGTCCCACGGACGGGCCCACGCCCGTCGTCTTAGAGGCTGTCAACCCGAACAGTTCCCAAGCCGTGGAGTCCTCGGTGTCCTGTCAGATATCACGCTCGGGGGTCTGTGTGTTGGATTTGGTGAGGATCAATAGGAATGACGATTCTCCCCTGCAGCTGACCAGGAAGATGGAAGTCACCATCAATGCCACGGTTAAGGCCCGCTGCCCGATCCAAAGGTTCCTTGGTCAGTATTGGAAACTCTTTCCCGTGGCCTCTGTATCTGACAAGCCGGACTGGACTAAACCTTTGCAAAACCCACCTTTCAAGTCAGGGAACACTCCATCAAGTGTGCATATCTCCGCGCATTCTTTATCTTGGGGGGTGTATCTGCTTAATTTCTCCGTGTACATCGTCACATATGATCCAAAGATACCTCTGAAGAAAGGCTCAGATTCCATGTACATCAGCGTTGTTAGAAGTCCCCTGCAGGCGGTTATTCCTGGGGATACCAACATCACAGTTAATTTCACAGATGGGCTGACTCTGAATGGAAATATGTCCTCTGATCCAGATGCAGAAAACCCTTTAGAGGGACTTCATTTCTTCTGGTACTGTACCACGGACCCAAGAAACTACGACGGACATGAAATAACAGTGGGGAGCAAGGAAGTCTGTCTCCCAGAGCAGGTTGATCTCAGGTGGACATGGGCCTCTGGTCCTATACTCACACTTTTGCCAGAAACACTTCACGGCGGCCGTGTGCATTTTTTCAGACTGGTGATCCAGAAGAACGACAGAACAGCATTTTCTGATAGGACAGTGCATGTGCTTCAAGGACCAGCACCTGCAGCAAGCATTTCATGTATTGAAAATTGTGATACAGTTTTGATTATATCAGAGagattttctttgtctctagAATGCCCAGGTTGCAAAGCAGGCCGTGATGTCTATCGATGGTCCATTCTGTCGTCTTCAGGTGATAAGATGCCGTTTGATTGGACGGGGCAGACTACAACAGGGCGGAATGGTGCTTATTTGTCTGTAAAAGCTTTCGCTTTTCGGCGTTTCGTTGAAGATAAGTTTTGGATTTCTCTAAATCTAGCAACCTGGGGTGGATCGAGCTTGGTCTTAAGGCATCCCTTCGTTATTCACCACGTCCCTGAAACCACAGAATGCAAAATTGATCCAGCTAAAGGGATTGCATTCGTTACTAAATTTGTTGTCCATTGTAGTAGTTTCAAGGATAAGAACATCGTTCTTACCTATAAGATAATAGTTCCTGATGTGCGTGGTTTTGGTGAAATCAGTTCTTTAAAAGAGAATAACTTCGGGTCCATCCTCTATTTGGGGAAGAATTGCACAGCgcccccttcctttctccctgttGGTGTGTTGGCCAATCATTACGCCTTGAAAATATATGCTCAGGCATATAATACCTCTCTGGGAGCTTTTTCTCAGGTGACTTTGTACGCCACTGTACAGGCTCCCACTGACATAAACTCATCAAGGACTGTGATGCAGGAGTTATTCAATTCCACTATGGGACCAGATTCATCGCTGTCTACTTTGCTTCAACAGCAGGATTTCTTACCTGCAGGTTATTTAATGTATATTGTAGCTTCTGTCTTGAATAGCATGAAAACGGACTCCCATCTGCAAGCTGACCAAATTAGACTCCGAGAACACCTTTGCAATCAGTCTTTCATTCTTCCTGTAAACACTTTGGCGGAAATCAGCCAGGTGGTCATGACTGTTACTAAATTAACGCAGAAAACCTCCGAGTTCTCCTCAGTTGTTCAGAAACTGGCCACGGTGAGGATTTGGCAAACAAGCCAAGCCCTCCAAGAGTGTCACCAGAGAGACACGCACATTTCTTCTGAGCAGATAGAAAGTGTAAGCACTGGAATATTAACAAGTTTGTCTAATATCCTGAAACTGATGGTTCGTCATGAAGTGGTCGAAGAGCCTTTCCATGTCATTGAATCTCTAGCAGAGACAGTATTGGCTGTGAAAGTGCCAGAGGATAAGACCACTGCAATGAGGACCTCCAACTTTAACATGTATGTCAAGAAAACGGAAAAGTGGAATGTTACCAACTTTTTCAGCACTGAGAAACACTGTCGAAATTGTTTTTATCCAACCCTAAATGTGAGCAGCGTTCctagtctgcctgccaacgctcCCATTTCTACAATGTTTTGTGAGTTTGCAGACGACCCTTTCCCTTGGCTAAATTATGGGGAAAACATTTTGACCGAGGTGGTTGGATTCCGAATGACAGGAACCAAGGCTACTGGTGACGTGATTGAGATCACACCTGATGTAGTGGAAGTGTACCTCATCAGAAAAAACTTGAGCTTTGGGACTTTTAATCTCACGGTGGGACCCAGCAAGGAGTCTCATCAAGCAGATGAGTCACTGAGGAAGACGACGGGGGCATTCAGCTTTGAAGTGGACAGCAGAGCAGGGAAGGAGGTGTTGATCCACATCGTGACGGAAGTGGCCGTGTCGTTCACAGTGTTGGTGTATGCTGGCCATCAGATCACACCCACCGCTTTGATCGCCACCTACCTCGTGCCCCATCGCATCCCTCCAACTGCCAAAGAGAGTGACCTGTTTGACCCTGACTGTACAGTGAGGGAGGCCCGTGTGGTTTGCCTTCCCCCATCCCTGTTGCGGGTCATAGCTCAGCGAACCAGCTCCTCTGAGTGTACCGTCACTGTGGTTCTGCAGGCACCTCCTTTTGTCCTAAAGCCCAGTGACAAGGTAGTGAGAATTTCTGTTTTCAGCACTCAATGCTTGGACATGTACGGGATCCAGAGCGATTGGACAGAAGATACCTGCGTTGTCGGAGAGAAGACCACCTGGCGGAAAGTGCACTGTATCTGCGAGAACCCAGGGCGGGCCAAGCGGCAGCTGGACGCGACGAAACTAGCCAAGCGTCACCTGCGTACCCACTATTTGACGGCCAAGGTGATCGTGGTCCCTAACCCCGTGGATCTACGGTTAGAGGTCATCAGGAACGTTACCCAAAACCCCGTGACCCTCTTCACTGTACTTTTCATCATGCTGTTGTACGTAGTCCTAGCGTTCTGGGCCTTGCACAGAGATGAAATGGACAGGTGTCTTagggatcatgtggtagttctaccTGATAACGATCCTTATGATAAGGTATGTTACCTAGTCACTGTTTTTACAGGCAGCCGTTGTGGGTCTGGGACCAGGGCCAATGTCTTTGTCCAACTGCAGGGAACAGAGGGTAGCAGCGAGGTGCACTGTTTAAGCCATCCACAGTTTACAACCCTCTACCGAGGAAGCATCAGCACTTTCCTCCTAACGACGAAAGATGACTTGGGGGACATCCATTCCATCCGCGTGTGGCACAACAACGAGGGCAGGTCCCCTAGTTGGTATTTAAGTAGAATCAAAGTGGAGAATCTGTTCAGCAGACACATCTGGCTGTTCATGTGCCGGGAATGGCTTTCTATTGACACCTCTTTGGACAGAACCTTTCAAGTGACCCCCCCAGATAAGTCTCTCAACAGAAAGGATTTTTTCCTTACAGATTTAAGTTATAGGCTGGGGAGAAGCCACATGTGGTTCTCTGTTTTTTCTGGCGTCATTGCTGCACCGTTCAGTAGGCTCCAGAGACTGTCCTGTTGCTTAGCCATGTTGCTCTCCTCCCTTCTGTGTAATATTATGTTCTTTagtctaaataaagaaaaagaagcgGAGTCACAAGAGGCGAAGTACCTCAGGTCGATGGTGATCGGGTTGGAAAGTGCCTTAATGACCATCCCCGTGCAACTAATGATCACGTCTCTGTTCATCTATGCCCAGAGGAGACCTCAAGTGACCCTAAGGGAGGTCGCTCCTCGGAAGCATCCGCAGACAGCAGCAGCAAGTGAACACTGGGAAGAACGATTAGCAAAGTGGCACGCTCGTGAAACTGACGGCACACACTCCCAGGAGCCTGAAGAGCTTCCACCTACTAGGAGAAGTCCTGGACTTCCCAAGGCTTCTGTCAAGGCCACCTCGGAAAGACGGCCCCAGCCCAAGCCAACAGAAAGCAAGGTCTCCCGCacccaaagaaaaaataaaaacgcCAATAACCCAAACGTTGAAGACAATCAAAGTGTTTCTTCTGGAGAGCACCCTCCCCAGCCCGGTGCTACACCCCTCAAAGAGAAGACCAGGATCGTTCTGCCGTGGTGTTGCGTTTATGTCGCGTGGCTCTTGGTTTTTGTCACTTGTAGCATATCCTCATTCTTTATTGTACTTTATGGACTGACTTACGGCTACGAAAAGTCAATAGAATGGCTGTTTGCATCATTTTGTTGCTTCTTGCAGTCAGTTTTTCTGGTGCAACCATCTAAAATTATACTCGTGTCAGGCTACAGAACGAGTAAACCCAAGTATTGTAAAAACCTTCCGTGGGTTGGCAGCTGTCGCTACAGTGAGATCAAGCTGCAGAGCATCGCGAAGAACCCAGAGGAAATGCGCAGGCGCCAGCAGCACGTGGCCCGGCTCCGAAGCTCGAGGATGTACCAGCCCCTCACTGAAGACGAAATCACAATATTCCAAAGAAAGGAGAGGATCAAGAGAAGAGCTTTCGTGTTCCTGAGCTACATCCTCGCTCACTTCATGTTTCTGGCCCTCCTGTTGAGCCTGGTCACCCTCCTACGCCACACCGACGGCTTTTACTATAATCGGGTTATTCGTGACCGGTTCTCTGTGGGTCTGGCGTCGGTGGCCAAGCTGGAAGACATCTTCCGGTGGCTGGACACCGTGCTCttgcctctgctccacaacgacCTGCGCCCCACCTTTCTCCCTGACAGCTCCTCTAAAATCCTTGGCCTGCCACTGATGAGGCAGGTGAGGGCGCAGCCTGGAGAGAAAACCTGTCTGCCTGCCAAGAGCTTCATGCGGGACAGCCTCGAAAGAGAGATTCGCTGTCACCCCGAATACGGCACTGACCCGGAAGACACAAAAAACTACTCCGGGTTGTGGAGTAGAGTTAGTAAGCGGGCTGTAGACAAGACCACGGAAGGATTTACTTACAAGCCTCGAGAAAGGAGATGGGTGTACTATTCCTATGGGCTGTGGCATACCTACGGGTCAGGAGGGTACACGTTCTATTTCTTTCCGGAAGAACAGCAGTTTAATTCCACACTGAGGCTCAGCGAACTCCAGGGAAGCCATTGGCTGGATGAGAAGACATGGGCTGTGATTTTGGAACTAACAACTTTTAATCCAGACATCACTCTCTTCTGCAGCATCTCAGTCATCTTTGAGGTCTCTCAGTTAGGAGTTGTGAACGCCAGCCTGTCTGCGCACTCCTTCTCGCTTGCCGATTTCGACAGAAAAACTTCCGCAGAAATCTACTTGTACGTGGCCgtcctcattttttattttgcctACGTTGTCGGCGAGCTCTACCTCATCACACGAGAAAG GAAACACTTCTTGGCTGTCGGTATAATTCGGTTTTACCTGTCGAACTCCGAGGATTTCATTCCCTTTCATGCGGTGTCTCAGGCAGATCACTCCATGAGGCTGATTTTGGGCTTCCTGTTGTTTCTAACCATCCTGAAGACCCTCAGGTATTCCAGGTTCTTTTACGACGTGCGTCTCGCACAGAGGGCCATCCGGACGGCCCTTCCCGGCATCTGCCACGTGGCACTAGTGGTGTCCGTGTATCTCTTTGTCTTCGTGACGTTTGGTTACCTGGTATTCGGGCAGCACGAACGGAACTACAGCGATGTGATTCATGCCACGCAGACGATTTTCTCCTACTGCGTTTCGGCTTTTCAGAACACGGAATTTTCCAGTAACCGGGTTCTTGGGGTCCTCTTTCTCTCATCTTTTATGCTGGTGATGATCTGCATATTGATCAACTTATTTCAGGCGGTGATTTTGTCTGCCTACGAGGAAATGAAGCAGCCCGTGTATGAGGAGCCCTCAGAAGAAGCGGAAGCAGTGACCTACCTGTGTCACAGACTAAGAACCGCATTTGGCTTTCTGTCCTTCAGATCCAGGGCAGACCAACCCAAGTTCTTTGTCAACATGGTGTATGGGCAGCCAGAGAAGAACAACAGGCGACACGTGGGGCTGAAGACCAGAAACATTAATGGGAAGAAAATGGTTTATCTCGTGGTCTGA